A window of Rhododendron vialii isolate Sample 1 chromosome 11a, ASM3025357v1 genomic DNA:
GGTTTTTCACGATTATCTGTGTGTTCTGTTTGTCtgttcctctttctcttccttttctctgGTGTATTTTTCTGTGATGATAGTATCCCAAGATTctaagtgttttttttgttctttgtgaGTCGAGCCTGCTGTTCGGATTTCCCAACATCACCCTGTTATGCTTAGAGCATTTTTGTATCACTTGGCTATGTATTGGTTTTCCttttggttggtttcttgccaacatTTCCCCCTTTAGGAGATGCCATATGATTGTCGTTGGCCCAGATGTCAATACAGTTGGAATGTAGGTCTATGGTTATGATGCCggttttttcatttccttttaatctttgtaactgttatttctcaaattaataaaaatcttctttgccaattaaaaaatattgaatcgCAGATTACATGGGAATAATGATACTGCATCCTCTTGGTATGAAATTATATTGGGTGCTCGACAACTGGTTGCAAGCAGTAATGATTCTAAGATTATTTTACAGGGTATTCATTTCCAGATACATTATCCTTACAATGGATTaaagagaagattttatttGGCAATCAAAAGCCTATTTgacaaaagaaatgaagaaacatATTGGGAATCTTCTTTAGATTTAAGGTCGGAAAACGTATTAGAATAAGGAAGTTAATTAGGTAAAGCAAAGACTCagaaataagaaataagaaaaaaacaaacagagaGGAGGTGACAATTTCAAGGGACTTTTCAGCGGTTTTCTTGGTGGTGGATAGCTTTCGTAGATTactgattcgtctcgatgaagAACATAAAGCATAATATTTCCTTTATCAAAACCTTAAGAAAAATCACTACGGACAAAATTAATCTAGAACATAcagacaattttattttttcattattcttGTCATTTGTTGCAAACATTCAACattgttcatattttttaatttcctaaTTCATCTCGATGAATGagtaattccaaaaaaaaaagaaggaaaaactacaaaggctctttttttttttttttttttgataaaaacaaaagtaTACTCCAAAAGAATTAATATTAGGCTAGAAGACCCCTTAATTATTGTAGCCCAATACAATAAGTCAGAAAGCAATGTATATATTCAAAAGGAGAATATCAACAAAATGTTACTCTCAACCCCCTAGATATTATTATGCTAAAATATTGTTACTCTCAACCCCCTAGATATTAATACTTGTAGATACCATAGAATTAATTGCTATGTAATAATTAAATGACTTTCTTGTTTAAACATTATTGTCACTAGGTCAACTGATGTACCGACTATCCGCCCTTAAAAATCTCTCTAGAGAGGGacaacatagagagagagagagagagagagagagagagagagagagagagagagagagagagagagatatgggagCAGTTGGTACAATTCTAGTGCTTTGCTCAATGGTCGTCATAGCCATGCCGACGGTTCATGGCATCGATGAATCACCTCAAGCTGTGGAAAAATGGTTCGAAGAGCTGGGCCGCATGAAAGAAAAGGTAACAAAGATCCACTTCTATTTGCACGACACGGTGAATGGCAACAACATAAGTGCAGTTGAAGTGGCCGGAGCCAACGTCACTTCTCAGTCACCCACGGCCAATTTCGGGTCAGTTTACGTGGTAGACGATCCATTGACAGTTGGGCCCGAGCTCAACTCCACGATACTAGGCCGAGCTCAGGGGATGTATGCATATGCTGGGATACAGGAAGTTGGTATACAAATAAGCTGGAACTTTGTCTTCACAAGTGGAAAGTACAATGGTAGCACCCTCAGCGTTTTGGCCCAAGATCCGATATTCCATATGTACCGTGAAATGCCCATTGTTGGAGGGTCTGGTGTTTTCCGGCTAGCACGAGGGATTGCCACCGCACAAACGTATTCAGCCAATATCACCTCCCTCAATGCTGTCCTTGAGTTTCATGTTATTGTCATTCACTATTGAAATGATTATTGTTTGGTTCAATCGGGAATAATTAGTGGTTTGCAAGTTGtgtactttctttctttttttttattggcgaagaagaattttattaatcattgaaacaAAGTTACAACGATTAAAGGAATCTGAAGGAAAAAGACATCACAATGAGGAAAAATTAACATccaactatgttggcacctTAGCCttcgacaatcatatgccactaAGGACCCAAAAGAAGTTGGTGAGGAACCAACCagagagaagaaaacaagaaatggCAGAAAAAGCATAAGAAACAGAGAGAAACAAAAGGAGACAAAACAAATATTACATTTTATTGATGTTAAAATCTGGACGATTGATTTGAGCACTCCGACAAGACTCTTGCAAAATCCAAACGATCACACCGAGAGGAGCTTTTGGGAGATCATTTTCGCGGGTTGGGTATTGATCATAAGATGATGGGCGACATCGGTGGGGGTTAAGCGTGCGTCATGGGAGACTTAGTGGGAGTAGTGGGATCATGGGTTTT
This region includes:
- the LOC131308055 gene encoding dirigent protein 21-like isoform X1, translating into MGAVGTILVLCSMVVIAMPTVHGIDESPQAVEKWFEELGRMKEKVTKIHFYLHDTVNGNNISAVEVAGANVTSQSPTANFGSVYVVDDPLTVGPELNSTILGRAQGMYAYAGIQEVGIQISWNFVFTSGKYNGSTLSVLAQDPIFHMYREMPIVGGSGVFRLARGIATAQTYSANITSLNAVLEFHVIVIHY
- the LOC131308055 gene encoding dirigent protein 21-like isoform X2, encoding MGAVATILVLCSMVIAMPMVHGIDESPQAVEKWFEELGRMKEKVTKIHFYLHDTVNGNNISAVEVAGANVTSQSPTANFGSVYVVDDPLTVGPELNSTILGRAQGMYAYAGIQEVGIQISWNFVFTSGKYNGSTLSVLAQDPIFHMYREMPIVGGSGVFRLARGIATAQTYSANITSLNAVLEFHVIVIHY